The following are encoded in a window of Microbacterium sp. LWO13-1.2 genomic DNA:
- a CDS encoding YciI family protein produces the protein MSQYFLTVPHDTATEPTMASMQEFDPAELAAVMAAVDAFNTDLKNAGALVFAGGLNPPSTAKTVDVSSGETRVLDEPFVMADSYVGGFWVIEAADDDAAIEWTIKAATALQGRIEVRALQEPPTE, from the coding sequence TGACCGTGCCTCACGACACGGCGACAGAGCCGACCATGGCCTCGATGCAGGAGTTCGACCCGGCAGAACTCGCAGCCGTCATGGCAGCCGTCGATGCATTCAACACCGACCTGAAGAATGCCGGCGCGCTTGTCTTCGCCGGCGGCCTCAACCCGCCGTCGACCGCGAAGACCGTCGACGTCTCATCGGGGGAGACCCGAGTGCTTGACGAGCCGTTCGTCATGGCAGATTCATACGTCGGGGGCTTCTGGGTGATCGAAGCGGCCGACGACGATGCCGCCATCGAGTGGACGATCAAGGCCGCAACCGCTCTGCAGGGCCGCATCGAGGTTCGCGCCCTGCAGGAGCCACCCACGGAGTAG
- a CDS encoding GNAT family protein, whose translation MTAFPRIVVPRITGTSLLLRPFEETDVDALFDASADPAITAVTTVPDVVDPGLAAEWIARQHERASTGLGYSFAIQSDQECVGQIGLWLHDVHHGRATIGYWIRPSRRRRGHAFSALQTLSEWAWSIPELHRLQLHVEPANEASCRTAERAGFEREGLLRSWQAIGDERRDMVVYGLIRPQ comes from the coding sequence ATGACGGCCTTCCCGCGAATCGTTGTTCCCCGCATCACGGGGACCAGCCTTCTCCTCCGCCCGTTTGAGGAGACGGACGTCGACGCCCTGTTCGATGCGTCGGCGGACCCTGCGATCACAGCTGTCACCACGGTTCCTGACGTCGTCGATCCTGGTCTCGCCGCGGAATGGATCGCCAGGCAGCATGAACGCGCGAGCACCGGCCTCGGCTACTCGTTCGCGATCCAGTCCGATCAAGAGTGCGTGGGGCAGATCGGTCTCTGGCTACACGACGTGCACCACGGACGAGCGACGATCGGCTACTGGATCCGCCCAAGCCGTCGCCGTCGCGGGCACGCCTTCAGCGCGCTGCAGACCCTTTCAGAGTGGGCGTGGAGCATCCCCGAGCTTCATCGGCTGCAACTCCACGTTGAGCCGGCAAACGAGGCATCGTGTCGGACGGCTGAGCGCGCCGGATTTGAACGCGAAGGGTTACTCCGCTCCTGGCAGGCCATCGGCGATGAACGCCGCGACATGGTCGTGTACGGGCTCATCAGGCCGCAGTAG
- a CDS encoding CPBP family intramembrane glutamic endopeptidase: protein MTIDRWQALGFGAGVHLLRFGVIAGALALAPLLGISGWYLGLAADVACVLLAVVLVTARGQWCRSGLFSLWRGRTAALFLIPFVAELLLWAVPSGLVERPPGFGLWALTLLLVGVNEELISRVVVLERMRSSFGPFGAVALTGALFGLQHLSAFATSARTVEDVLLNVLVSACYGIGLAAFQYRFRWVLPLVLLHAAVDFTTILSANPLPDPAVAVTCLAFLATAAVILRPLVTDRGSFRRRPAESRTGSS, encoded by the coding sequence GTGACCATCGATCGTTGGCAAGCTCTCGGATTCGGCGCAGGAGTGCATCTCCTTCGCTTCGGGGTGATCGCGGGAGCACTCGCGCTCGCACCACTGCTGGGAATCTCAGGTTGGTACCTCGGGCTCGCCGCAGACGTCGCCTGCGTTCTCCTTGCCGTCGTGCTCGTGACCGCACGCGGCCAGTGGTGCCGGTCTGGTCTGTTTTCGCTGTGGCGGGGGAGAACCGCTGCCCTGTTCCTCATACCTTTCGTTGCCGAGTTGCTGCTGTGGGCGGTGCCGAGTGGTCTCGTCGAGCGTCCGCCCGGGTTCGGGCTCTGGGCACTCACTCTGCTCCTCGTCGGCGTGAACGAAGAACTCATCAGCCGCGTCGTCGTGCTGGAGCGTATGCGGAGCTCTTTCGGTCCCTTCGGCGCCGTCGCGCTCACCGGCGCCCTGTTCGGCCTGCAGCACCTCTCCGCGTTCGCCACCTCCGCACGCACGGTCGAGGATGTGCTCCTCAATGTTCTTGTCTCCGCGTGCTACGGCATCGGATTGGCAGCATTCCAGTACCGCTTCCGCTGGGTGCTTCCGCTGGTACTCCTGCACGCTGCCGTCGACTTCACGACGATCCTCTCCGCGAATCCGCTGCCAGACCCCGCCGTCGCCGTCACTTGTCTCGCGTTCCTAGCGACCGCGGCGGTGATCCTGCGCCCGCTCGTCACCGACCGCGGTTCTTTCCGTCGTCGCCCCGCCGAATCCCGAACCGGGTCTTCCTGA
- a CDS encoding phosphotransferase, whose amino-acid sequence MPSRTHDLRFSDTEVRKRFLHWADGEADREWSCLRLIWEHAPGITPRPLRRETVEGHPVVIMERLAGEPLGHTPLTSEQTVSLGRALQRLYSIPVEHIAAAGITERRYGPSSLPHALTGWLSSTYDLSPCQDSLQVADGIEAAREWLARPDVLPDPRLVALGIADLNPANILWDGRTCRLVDFEDGGLTDPAYDLADHVEHIAARLDGVFDAEALTAAVGLSEEERVRMRAYRPLWAAFWLAMLLPGNSAFRRNPPGTTEAQVGHLMRLISR is encoded by the coding sequence ATGCCGTCTCGGACTCACGATCTGCGCTTCAGCGACACAGAGGTCCGGAAGAGATTTCTGCATTGGGCCGACGGAGAAGCTGATCGTGAATGGAGCTGTCTCCGCCTCATTTGGGAGCACGCGCCCGGGATCACTCCCCGACCACTGAGACGAGAGACCGTCGAAGGGCACCCGGTTGTGATCATGGAACGGCTGGCTGGAGAGCCCCTCGGCCACACGCCGCTGACATCAGAGCAGACAGTGTCTCTGGGGCGGGCGTTGCAGCGCCTTTACAGCATTCCCGTCGAGCACATCGCGGCCGCGGGGATCACAGAGCGCCGCTACGGCCCGTCGTCGCTTCCTCATGCCCTTACGGGCTGGCTGAGCAGCACCTACGACCTCTCCCCCTGCCAGGATTCGTTACAGGTGGCGGACGGAATCGAAGCCGCGCGTGAATGGCTGGCTCGACCCGATGTACTCCCAGACCCGCGGCTCGTGGCACTCGGGATCGCGGATCTGAACCCCGCGAATATCCTCTGGGATGGTCGTACATGCCGCCTTGTTGATTTCGAAGACGGTGGCCTCACAGATCCGGCATACGACCTGGCCGATCACGTCGAGCACATTGCCGCTCGCCTCGATGGCGTGTTCGATGCCGAAGCGCTGACCGCCGCTGTCGGCTTGTCAGAAGAAGAGCGAGTGCGGATGCGTGCATACCGACCGCTCTGGGCAGCCTTCTGGTTGGCGATGCTCCTCCCCGGCAACAGCGCTTTCCGCCGCAACCCGCCTGGCACAACTGAAGCTCAGGTCGGCCACTTGATGAGGCTCATCAGCCGATAG